AATGCAACAGTAGAGACTATCCATTGTGATGTTTGAAATTTGGTGGGAATGCTTGTTaggatttgttttatttgaaaattagagTAATTAAAAGGGggtagtatttatttttatgaaaatagtaattaataataattatgatggattttccacatttatagttattaattgtaaaatataattgatttttaagtCAATAAATGAGGGGTGAATATgcaatgttttgattttatggACATTATTTAAGAACATATATCATTTGATTgaatttatgaatattattttgagatttttatggttttattttattaaattgtattttaaattgatataaaaaaaagttatggcAATATCTTATActtatgttttaaataatttttttagattttttataaataatttttctagtCTTCAACCACAACATAAGACACAATACCACTTTATACTATAGAATTATAACCCTTCACTTTtgagttaaaatatataataataaatttaattaaaaaatgaatgtgtTTGGCATGATTTGTTGAcgttaaaaacaattaatttactataattttttttgtttttttacaaatttcatAAGCctacaaataattaaacttaATGACAAAGTCAAAGGGAGGATCATTCACTAGTGCCCAAGCcatgatgatattttattataccATGCcaataaatttctctcattatcTTCTCAACTTCATTGCacctttttaattatttttaaaaataactaatggTTTATTAATTAGAAACAACCAACAAAGAACATTTTGACACCATATACCTCCTTATTATTCCAATTTACAAATTATAAGCCTAAAATCTTTCCCCGTTAAgtaagataagaaaaaaattctatatttcATATTGTAACAAAAGGTAAATTTAGATTTGATATTTACACTAATACTTAGAAATTATGATACATGGTAATACCAATGAGACAATTTGGAAATTCCGGATTTGATGAAATTTCTCATTGATTACATGAATCACAATAGATTTAAATactagaaaagataaaaataaaaataaattactaaagTTCATTATAAATAAACACCTCATTTTCTAAAAtgtgttatgtttttttcccaccaATGAATACTTCAAACATGAAAAAGAGTTCTTTCTGGTTATTACTAGCCTTAAACCTCCAATGCATTATCACTATCTCGGCCGCAGTCACCACCTGTGACTCCGGCGACAAGGCGGCGCTGTTGGCATTCAAGGCCGGCATCACCAACGATCACATCGGCCACCTCTCAAACTGGAATGCCAGCACCGACTGCTGCTCGGCATGGAACGGAATCTCTTGTGACATCGCCACCGGCCGCGTCGTCAATATCTCTTTGCCTGGTGTCTTCGACGCCAACGACACCATCTTTGACAGCTTCATGGTTGGCACTATCTCGCCGGCCATTGGCAACCTCACTTCCCTAATCAACCTCGATCTTGGAGGCCTCAAGCAACTCTCCGGTGAGATTCCTCCGTCCCTCGGCAACCTTTCCAATCTCACCTTCCTCAACCTCTACTCCAACGAACTCACCGGACCCATCCCCAAAACTTTTAGCAATCTCAAACGTCTCCAAATCCTCCGCCTCAACTCCAACCACCTTTCCGGCGAGATCCCTCCCTCACTCTTCCCACCATTCTCTCCCATGACTTATCTAACCCTCTATGAAAACCAACTCTCCGGCGTCATTCCCAGCTCCATCGGCCACCTTACCTCTCTCCAGACACTCCTtattcaaagaaacaacatctcCGGTGAAATTCCCATGAGCATTGGAAACCTTGAGAAGCTCGTGGAGTTTGACCTCTCCCAGAACCAAATCACCGGCGCAATTCCAGCGAGTATTGGCCGGATGGTCAAGCTCTACTCTATCAACTTGCGTGATAACAAGCTTACTGGTAGCATCCCTTCTACTATTTCCGGTATGACTTCACTTCAATACATCATATTGTACAACAACCAGATCACCGGAGAGATTCCGGCATCCATTGGAGAGCTTAAAAAACTCCTacaaatttattgttcaaacaACAAGCTCGAGGGAGAGCTCCCTTCTTCTCTCGGAAATCTCACCAAACTCGTTGACATCTACCTCTCTGACAACCAATTGACCGGCGGAATTCCTTGGAGCTTTGGCGATCTTGCAGACCTTCAAAACTTAGATTTATCAAGAAACAAGCTCACCGGACCGATCTCTCCCAGTCTTGGCAAGCTCAAGAACCTCCAACAACTCCACCTCTCCTTCAACCCTCTCCAGCTTGGTATCCTGCCGGACTGGCTCTTCAGCATGCAAATCACAAGTCTAATGCTCGCCGGCACCGGCATCACAGGCCAGTTTCCAGATAAGCTACAATCCCCGCAAGGCTCAGTCATAGACTCACTGGACTTATCAAGCAACGAGCTCACCGGA
This genomic stretch from Dioscorea cayenensis subsp. rotundata cultivar TDr96_F1 unplaced genomic scaffold, TDr96_F1_v2_PseudoChromosome.rev07_lg8_w22 25.fasta BLBR01001193.1, whole genome shotgun sequence harbors:
- the LOC120255770 gene encoding DNA damage-repair/toleration protein DRT100-like — encoded protein: MCYVFFPPMNTSNMKKSSFWLLLALNLQCIITISAAVTTCDSGDKAALLAFKAGITNDHIGHLSNWNASTDCCSAWNGISCDIATGRVVNISLPGVFDANDTIFDSFMVGTISPAIGNLTSLINLDLGGLKQLSGEIPPSLGNLSNLTFLNLYSNELTGPIPKTFSNLKRLQILRLNSNHLSGEIPPSLFPPFSPMTYLTLYENQLSGVIPSSIGHLTSLQTLLIQRNNISGEIPMSIGNLEKLVEFDLSQNQITGAIPASIGRMVKLYSINLRDNKLTGSIPSTISGMTSLQYIILYNNQITGEIPASIGELKKLLQIYCSNNKLEGELPSSLGNLTKLVDIYLSDNQLTGGIPWSFGDLADLQNLDLSRNKLTGPISPSLGKLKNLQQLHLSFNPLQLGILPDWLFSMQITSLMLAGTGITGQFPDKLQSPQGSVIDSLDLSSNELTGELPHWIGELSGLSFLNLSNNGFHSPIPEEFMKLAALTQLDLHGNAFSGELRPVLARRAGISIGDIIQYTYLDLSSNQFTGGIDEDIGFLPVMGTVEFLGLADNQLGGSIPESMVKMEKLRAVTMARNGLTDRIPEGVLDIAKLEEFDVSDNMLEGEIPMHKAKIPAENFQGNPGLCGDPLPPCQRGLP